The Triticum aestivum cultivar Chinese Spring chromosome 5A, IWGSC CS RefSeq v2.1, whole genome shotgun sequence genomic sequence TTTGGACCATCTTTTGGAGTTGCTTTTTTGATCATgaatttggaccatctgttggagttggcctttttcCGGAGCTTCAAAACGCATTTTTTAGTGGTTCAAAATTTACAACTCTAATTTTAGATCGTCAAAATTtagaccatctattggagatgctctaactagtGATTTCGTGTTTTCCTATTGCTCTTGCCGGTCGCACAAGGGAGGGGACGCCTCGAGAGAAGCGGGCTGACGCCGGGCCGGGCCGGTCCGGGCCGTATCCAACACGCGGGCAGCCTTCTCGTCTCTTCCACGTCGCTCCGGCTATTCCCCACCTCCATTTCCCTTCTTTTTTTTTCACGAGTTCCCGCCCCTCTTCCCCATGGCGGCGACCGCCTACGAGCGCCgcctgctcgccgccgccgacctcgtcctctccgcctaCGGCAAGTCCCAGATCCCCCGCCTCTCCTCCACCGACCTCGGCGTCACGGCCGACCTCAAGCCGCACCAGCTGGACGGCGTCGACTGGCTCATCCGCCGCTACCACCTCGGCGTCAACGTCCTGCTCGGTCCgcacccgctcctcctcctccttccccgctGCCCGACTTCTCCTCTCCCCCCTCCCCTACCTCTTAGCTTCTCCTTGAGCACTACGCCGTCGCGATTAACCAATCGAATCCCGTTCGTTTTGCAGGCGATGAGGTGAGCCCATTGATTCCGGCCGCACTTCTGTAGCCGATTACCTGGGGACGGGATGGCGCAGCTTCGATTCGACCACCAACGGAGGCTGCGGCGTGTTGAAATCCGGCGCTGCTAACACTTTCAGAGCCACATTTTGCTGATGTTTGTGCCTGACCATAATGTGCAGATGGGGCTGGGGAAGACCCTGCAGGCGATTTCTCTGCTGAGCTACCTGAAGATCAAATCCATCGCCCCCGGACCGTTCCGTGTGTACTCCCATCCATTTGTCAAGCTTTAATAGCTAACCGCGCTATTGTTTCCATTTAATCTCATAAGGGTATGGTTTTTCTTTCAGTGGTGTTATGCCCTCTAAGTGTGACGGATGGCTGGTTGTCGGAGTTCGGTAAATTCTGCCCCACCTTGAAGGTCATCCAGTATGTTGGCGATAAGCCGCATCGTCGTCAGATACGGAGAACGATCCATGAAGATGTCCAAAAATCTTCACATTCAGATGTATGCTGCTCTCTTACTAGTTTGTGTACTTTGTGTCTAAATCTCCCTAAATGTGGGCAACAACACCCATTGGATGTTATATTTATTGTTCCCATACATCCCAAAATAGCTTTGTTTGCTTGTCCTAGAGCATTGTTTCTCACTCTACTTCTGTAGGAATTTTGGTACATGGCCTATGACTTCTTTATTTTTTCACCACTGCAAATAGGAATTACCATTTGATGTGATGCTGACGAGCTATGACATAGCCTTAATGGATCAAGATTTTCTTTCCCAAGTTCCTTGGCTCTATGTGGTGATTGATGAGGCCCAGCGTCTTAAAAATCCATCAAGTGTATGTAAAACCGCTGCTTCACTATGATAATGGGAGTTGCGGGCTCTGATTAGGAGTTGTATGACACTAGTTCTGCATTTTTTTCAGGTACTGTATAATGTTCTTGAAGAACGCTTTATGATGCCAAGGCGTCTACTACTAACAGGCACTCCTGTCCAGAATAACCTTTCTGAACTATGGGCGTTGATGCACTTCTGCATGCCTTCAGTTTTTGGGCCCCTAGATGAATTTCTTTCTACTTTCAAGGAAGCAGGGAATTTGTTATCAGGTATTTACCTAAATGTTATAGAGTGATTCGTAGGTGAGAGTTTTTGTTCTGTCTGAAACAACATCTATGCAACTTGGCTGTGAGCACCATATACCTCATGTACAGTACCACTGAGATTAATGTTTTTCATTAACCGGACACCTTGTGTGCAAACATATGTGTAATCTCTTATTGCTTCATGTTATATTATATTTAGGTGCGGACATGTCGATGTGTTTGGTAAAAACTGTTACTCTTTCACCAATGGCCTGGTTATTTTTTCGAGAACACAGAAAATCAGAATGTACCTTCTAAAGATTTTTTTTGTTTGAAGACAGTGGTTTGATTGGCATTCCTCTCTTTATGGCGACGAAATGTATTTGTGCTTTTACAAAGAGAAAATTATCACAGTACCGTTGAAAAGCGGTGCACATCGGAAAACATATCCAATGTAGGCCCTGGGCCACATCCCACATGTCATTGATACATTAGATGATATTGGATATGGTGACGCAGTTGTCTGGTATAGTGGTATAGTCATGTTAAGGGTCACAACAAACAAGTAACAAGTTCAAATCACTTCAAATCTTAGTGGAGTTTCCACAAGAATAACCCAAACAATTATGGTTGGTGGGGAACCAGAAATCAAACTTTGGTCATCAGGTAGTGATATAAGGTGCCACAAGCCCACAATGTTTGGCTGTGCCAACCAGTTCTTTCTAATCATTCGAACCAGTTCTTCCCACATCATTAAATTATCTGTGACATCATGTCTTTTCATTTTATTTGTTTGAGATCTTCACATAAGCACAGCGGCACCTGCCCTGCTTGCCTGctttttttttttccaaaaatgtgAACATGCACCATTCTTTAACATTATCTTATTTTTAGTTTTAAGTCAGCTTCTTTTGGTTTTAAAAACGGCAATATGTTTCTCAACAGGTAGTGAAGCTAATAAAGCAAACAGACAATTCAAGATCCTTAAACATATACTCAGAGCATTTATGCTCCGACGAACAAAGGCTTTACTAATTGAGAGTGGAATTCTGGAATTGCCTCCATTAACTGAGCTGACAGTGTCAGTATGACATTATCTAAGCTTCAGCATAACCTTCTTGGATTTTTACCCCCCTAACCTTTCTAAAGTTATATGATCTTTACAGGATGGTACCTCTGGCACCCTTACAGAAGAAGATATACTTATCAGTGTTGAGAAAAGAGCTGCAAACACTTCTTTCATTTACTGGTGGATCTTCTCGTCATCAATCTCTGCAGAACATTGTAATGATTTTTTTTCTGCTTATCAGCATCTTGTATCTATTTACAGCTCCACAATATGAAATTATATAGATTTCAGTACGTGTATCCTCAGTGTAATTTTTCATGCTTGCCACCCGTGCTCCTGTAAATGAAATCAGGTTGTTTGTTTTTAGCTGGCACAGTTTTACAGTTCATTCGCTTTGCCTCGTGTCTGGCTTTGTGAACTTATTATTTATTAACTACCTATTTGAACCATGAATTATTTATCTATTAAATATTAGTTTTCTTGTAGCAAAACTAAATATTTTTATCGATCATGGCATAATAAACAAGATTACATCTCAGTAAAATTGTATTTTGATGTGTCTTTACATACCATTTACAGTTTATTTATTTGTTCAGAGTAGTTAGTTCATTCCAGAGTGCTGGGATGTGTGATCTTCCATTTATATCAAGTCTTGCTTTTTTGACTCTTTTGCCTTTTGACAGTTAAGCACATTAGAGGCTCTGTATAAATTTAAGTTCCATGTCTTGTTTTTGCAACTCCTATCAGGTAGTACAACTGCGGAAAGCTTGCAGTCATCCATATCTATTCAGTGGTATTGAGCCTGAGCCTTATGAGGAAGGGGAGCATTTGGTTCAGGTCAGTTCTGATTTATTTTTGAACAGGACAACTAAGAGCATATTTAGATTGTGCCTTTTAAACATGGGACTTTAAGAGGGACTATACAGACCGGATGTCCAATGATATTTTATGTGATATTTATTCAGGCTAGTGGAAAGCTCATTGTGCTAGACCTTGTTCTTGAGAAGCTCCACAGGTTAGGTCATCGTGTTGTGCTATTTGCTCAGATGACTCAGACGCTGGACATTCTGCAGGTTTTCTTTTTCTTGAACCATGCTGGCATATAATGACCTATTTCTCTTATGGCTGCGCATATGTAAATAATTTCTCTTGCACCATCCTTTAAACAGGATTTCTTAGAACTGCGTAATTACACGTATGAGCGCCTGGATGGTTCAGTACGTGCCGAGGAACGGTTTGCAGCAATCAGAAATTTCAGCTCTCAACCTACCAAAGGTGTTGTAAGAGATGACAGTAATCCAAGTGGAGCTTTTGTTTTCATGATATCAACTAGAGCAGGGGGTGTTGGGCTTAATCTCATTGGTGCTGATACTGTGAGTATAATTCATTTTGAAACTATAGCTAATCAGATCCAGTTTTCTTATCTGTGGATTCCAGTTATGGTTTCTTTATCCTAAATGTGTATTTAGTGCCCAGCAGACAGTTCCAGACTGATGATCATTTGTCCTTTTTGAAAACTTTATGCTATTGATCAATTTTGTTGCTCTTGACATGATTGGTTGCAGGTTATTTTTTATGAGCAAGACTGGAATCCTCAGGCTGACAAACAGGCTTTGCAGCGTACTCACCGCATTGGACAGTTGAATCATGTATTATCAATAAATTTGGTATCGCAACGCacgattgaagaggtcaaaactctgACTTGCGATGTACCAGTACTTTCTTGATTAAAT encodes the following:
- the LOC123106116 gene encoding probable helicase CHR10, encoding MAATAYERRLLAAADLVLSAYGKSQIPRLSSTDLGVTADLKPHQLDGVDWLIRRYHLGVNVLLGDEMGLGKTLQAISLLSYLKIKSIAPGPFLVLCPLSVTDGWLSEFGKFCPTLKVIQYVGDKPHRRQIRRTIHEDVQKSSHSDELPFDVMLTSYDIALMDQDFLSQVPWLYVVIDEAQRLKNPSSVLYNVLEERFMMPRRLLLTGTPVQNNLSELWALMHFCMPSVFGPLDEFLSTFKEAGNLLSGSEANKANRQFKILKHILRAFMLRRTKALLIESGILELPPLTELTVMVPLAPLQKKIYLSVLRKELQTLLSFTGGSSRHQSLQNIVVQLRKACSHPYLFSGIEPEPYEEGEHLVQASGKLIVLDLVLEKLHRLGHRVVLFAQMTQTLDILQDFLELRNYTYERLDGSVRAEERFAAIRNFSSQPTKGVVRDDSNPSGAFVFMISTRAGGVGLNLIGADTVIFYEQDWNPQADKQALQRTHRIGQLNHVLSINLVSQRTIEEVIMRRAERKLKLSHNIFGDKDATDGKGNDLGNEANDMRSIIFGLHQFDPADTAAETINEETLEKLKSMSENVIKMRTHEPSEKDDRAFEINPDLTEGSGLVITRACDSISIDPGVDEAAYLSWVEKFKEASHSIEDVPVELERQRPAPEDKLLKREANKKKAEEKRLAKWKDLGYQTLGVKVPDNIPNQNISNSGSVQLVYGDCTDPSKVCAAKPAIIFSCVDNSGTWGHGGMFDALTSLSTYIPDAYHRASEVDDLHMGDLHLIQLDEANCSRNLDAPLWVALAVVQSYNPKRKIPRSEISMSDLELCLSKAAFSAAQRSASIHMPRIGQRSGSQRSEWYTIERLLRKYASLHGIDIFVYYFRRPTRQQPDSD